Below is a genomic region from Planctomycetota bacterium.
ACTCTTCGCGGCTCAGGAAGTAATAGTCCACGCCCTCGGTTTCGCCGGGACGCCGGCCTCGGGTCGTCGCGCTGACGCTGATGAAGAGGCTCAGGCGCCGTGCGACAGCCCGGCTGACGGTGGTCTTGCCCGCGCCGCTCGGCCCGCTCAGCACGACGAGGTCCCGCGCGGGAAAGGGCGCCCGGCCCTCGCCCGTTTTCTTTTCGATTCCGTCGGCCATGCCTGTCGGTCTCCGCTCTACTCGATATTCTGCGATTGCTCGCGCAGCCGGTCCACCGCCACCTTGATCGGAAGGACCTCGCGCGCGATCTCGACGTCGTTCGACTTCGCGCCGATCGTGTTCGCCTCGCGGGACATTTCCTGGGCCAGGAACTCCAGCCGCCGGCCCACCGGCTCGGAGGCCCCCAGGAGGTCCCGCATCTGCTCCAGGTGGCTCTGGAGGCGGGCGAGTTCCTCGTTGATGTCGGACCGCTCGGCGAAGAACGCTACCTCGCGCGCCAGGGTCGCGTCGTCCGCCACTATCTCGATGCCCTTCAGGAGCGCCTGCGCCCGTTCCTGGAGCCGATCGCGGTACTCCTGGATCACCGCCCCCGCGCGCTGTCGCACCGCGGCCACGCGCCGCGCCATCTCTTCCAGGTTCGCCGCCAGATCCTTGGCGGTGGCCTGGCCCTCGGCCTCGCGCATCGCGTCCAGGCGGTCGAGCGCCTCGCGCGCCGCCTCCTTGACGAGCGACTCGAGGTTCTTAATGCCCGTCAGGACGACCGCCTCGTCGCCCACGACGCCCGGCAGCGCCAGGAGCGCCTCGAGCGCCGGCGGGCCGTCGCCCCCGCCCAGTTCCTCCCGCAGCCGCGCCAGGTCCTTCCAGTAGGCCGCCAGCACCTCGCGGTTGATCGGGGCCCTCGCGGCGGCGCCGACCGGTTCCACCAGCAGCCGCACGAACACCGTTCCGCGCGTCAGCCGCTCGCGCACCAGCCGATCCATCACAACCTCCGCCGCTCCGAGACCCTCCGGCGTCCGCTGGCTGATCTTCAGGCTCCGGTTGTTGACCGTTCGTATTTCGACGGCGATGCGGACCTCGTCGGTCGTCCGCTCGGCTGCCCCGTATCCGGTCATGCTGCGGATCATGCGCCTTATCCTTTCCGCCCGGCTGCCGTTCGGCTGCCGGGTTTCACGACCGGCACGCCTTCTCGGCAGAGGGGACATTCCTCCGGCACGTGGGTCGGCACGTCCAGTTGCACGAGGGCCGTCAGGGGCATCCCGAACGCGGGGTCGCGCCCGCTCGTCCGGTCCACCAGCGCCGCCACGCCGACCACCTCCGCCTCCGCTTCCCGCACAATCGCGAGCACCTCGCGCAGGCTCCCGCCGGTCGTGACGACGTCCTCC
It encodes:
- a CDS encoding YicC family protein, whose amino-acid sequence is MIRSMTGYGAAERTTDEVRIAVEIRTVNNRSLKISQRTPEGLGAAEVVMDRLVRERLTRGTVFVRLLVEPVGAAARAPINREVLAAYWKDLARLREELGGGDGPPALEALLALPGVVGDEAVVLTGIKNLESLVKEAAREALDRLDAMREAEGQATAKDLAANLEEMARRVAAVRQRAGAVIQEYRDRLQERAQALLKGIEIVADDATLAREVAFFAERSDINEELARLQSHLEQMRDLLGASEPVGRRLEFLAQEMSREANTIGAKSNDVEIAREVLPIKVAVDRLREQSQNIE